The Streptomyces sp. NBC_00440 genome contains a region encoding:
- a CDS encoding PQQ-binding-like beta-propeller repeat protein, whose translation MAPTAVNELGGPDRAGVYPQGAVPDGFRPWRFRYRGGEFDCSPVVCDGTVYVNASRGPCFALDALTGACRWRFAAPGGVCNAPAVMDGQVFVTDWNHGLSALDAVSGRVRWHREGSRYCKNVLAQGGVVYLSDVGYPFKFIRGKGDLVAVDAASGQDLWQTPKSDYGANTIALSGGRIFHNGGEGELSAYDARSGELLWRDAGGGRQEFGSSCPPSVANRVVYAGSGAVLSAFNRGGRDLWGCRTGGPVLEAPAVRGDTVYVSVERVGVYALNASDGQQRWRLADADGGSAFAISGPTGWLVTGRDRRYLCAVDLATGKRLWQRDLGGRGRGTTPFLWQGIAFLAAGRDSVIAAEAEQGLMPPRLRPAQRFRGGRSTGLG comes from the coding sequence ATGGCACCGACGGCCGTGAACGAACTGGGCGGGCCCGACCGAGCCGGTGTGTATCCGCAGGGTGCGGTCCCGGACGGGTTCCGGCCCTGGCGCTTCCGGTACCGGGGCGGAGAGTTCGACTGCTCGCCGGTCGTCTGCGACGGCACGGTGTACGTCAATGCCTCGCGGGGCCCCTGCTTCGCCCTGGACGCCCTGACTGGCGCGTGCCGCTGGCGCTTCGCCGCTCCCGGGGGTGTGTGCAACGCACCGGCGGTCATGGACGGCCAGGTCTTCGTCACCGACTGGAACCACGGGCTGTCGGCGCTCGACGCGGTCAGCGGCCGGGTCCGCTGGCACCGCGAGGGCTCCCGGTACTGCAAGAACGTTCTCGCGCAGGGGGGTGTGGTCTACCTGTCGGACGTCGGCTACCCGTTCAAGTTCATCCGGGGCAAAGGGGATCTGGTGGCGGTGGACGCCGCGAGCGGGCAGGACCTGTGGCAGACCCCGAAGAGCGACTACGGGGCAAACACGATCGCTCTGTCCGGTGGCCGGATCTTCCACAACGGGGGCGAGGGCGAGCTGTCCGCCTACGATGCCCGCTCGGGAGAACTGCTGTGGCGTGACGCCGGCGGCGGCCGGCAGGAGTTCGGGTCCTCCTGTCCGCCGAGCGTCGCGAACCGGGTGGTGTACGCCGGCTCCGGCGCGGTGCTCTCCGCGTTCAACAGGGGCGGGCGCGACCTGTGGGGATGCCGTACGGGTGGCCCGGTCCTGGAGGCACCCGCCGTGCGGGGCGACACGGTGTACGTGAGCGTCGAGCGCGTGGGCGTCTACGCGCTGAACGCGTCCGACGGCCAGCAGCGCTGGCGGCTTGCGGACGCCGACGGCGGTTCCGCGTTCGCGATCAGCGGCCCGACGGGCTGGCTGGTCACGGGACGCGACCGGCGGTACCTGTGCGCGGTGGACCTGGCCACGGGAAAGCGGCTGTGGCAGCGCGACTTGGGTGGGCGCGGCCGGGGGACCACCCCCTTCCTGTGGCAGGGCATCGCCTTCCTGGCCGCTGGCCGCGACAGCGTGATCGCCGCGGAGGCCGAACAGGGCCTGATGCCCCCACGCCTGCGGCCCGCCCAGCGCTTCCGGGGCGGCCGGAGTACCGGGCTCGGGTGA